The following are encoded in a window of Rhizobium sp. 11515TR genomic DNA:
- a CDS encoding ABC transporter ATP-binding protein produces the protein MIGEALTLQGLEKRYDTSLAVDGISLAIRAGEFLSILGPSGSGKTTLLTMIAGFESPSNGQIMIGRRDVTYVAPNRRNIGMVFQRYALFPHLTVAANIAFPLRMRRMDKDLISRKVEAVLAQVHLDGYGDRYPHQLSGGQQQRVAVARAIVFEPPVLLMDEPLGALDKKLREALQLEIKSLQQRLGATVVYVTHDQEEALTMSDRVAVVAEGRLAQVGSPLDLYRSPTSAFVGDFIGRMNFLDGEYLGQDNGKYMVRPKGGNVVATAAAEDGASPFTSRQAVTIAVRPERLSLAPHGRDRGAILTGTIDATVFAGSFFLFFVRIQNSDDRLLQIQMPVGNVAAGLHQGDLVDVIPEANALRLFAKAEV, from the coding sequence TTGATTGGTGAAGCACTTACGCTGCAAGGGCTTGAAAAGCGATATGACACATCGCTTGCTGTGGATGGCATTTCACTGGCCATCCGGGCGGGTGAATTCCTGTCGATCCTTGGTCCTTCGGGCTCCGGCAAGACGACGCTACTGACGATGATCGCCGGCTTCGAGAGCCCGAGTAACGGCCAGATCATGATTGGCCGTCGCGATGTTACCTATGTGGCGCCAAACAGACGCAACATAGGTATGGTGTTTCAGCGCTATGCCCTTTTTCCGCATCTGACGGTGGCGGCCAACATCGCTTTTCCGTTGCGCATGCGCCGAATGGACAAAGATCTCATCAGCCGCAAGGTAGAGGCGGTATTGGCGCAGGTACATCTCGACGGCTACGGCGATCGATATCCCCATCAACTCTCCGGAGGCCAGCAGCAACGCGTCGCCGTCGCTCGGGCAATCGTCTTCGAGCCGCCCGTTCTCTTGATGGACGAGCCACTCGGGGCCCTCGACAAGAAACTGCGCGAGGCGCTGCAATTGGAAATCAAGAGCTTGCAGCAACGCCTTGGGGCGACCGTCGTCTATGTGACGCATGACCAGGAGGAAGCGCTCACCATGTCTGATCGCGTTGCAGTGGTGGCAGAAGGCCGGCTGGCTCAAGTGGGATCGCCGCTCGACCTTTACCGTTCGCCTACCTCAGCCTTTGTCGGAGACTTCATTGGACGCATGAACTTTCTCGACGGCGAATATCTTGGTCAAGATAATGGGAAGTACATGGTGCGGCCAAAAGGCGGCAACGTCGTTGCAACGGCGGCTGCCGAAGACGGGGCCAGTCCCTTTACCTCTCGTCAAGCTGTCACTATCGCGGTTCGCCCCGAACGGTTGTCGCTAGCGCCCCATGGTCGCGACCGCGGCGCCATTCTGACGGGCACCATAGATGCGACTGTTTTCGCCGGTTCGTTTTTCCTCTTCTTCGTGCGAATCCAGAACAGCGATGACCGCCTCCTCCAGATCCAGATGCCCGTCGGAAATGTAGCGGCAGGCCTTCATCAGGGAGACTTGGTTGACGTCATCCCAGAAGCTAACGCCTTGCGGCTGTTTGCAAAAGCGGAGGTCTAA
- a CDS encoding GntR family transcriptional regulator, producing the protein MEIASEDEGYHRHQPNRLGEMAYGNMKERLIRGAFSPGDKLTIRAVSEMLDVSTTPARDAINRLVIDGALIYSGPKTVIVPHLRLSDLEEITQMRLALEGLAAALSVKATSEATIEELELLQAKIDAALDEKRYFDALWHNKEFHFAIYRLSGMPYLLQTIETLWLRVGASFNGLYPEFSETRHGARNHRAAIEALVEKDAAAARAAIENDIRDGFRQMKKITADQDQRNLSRR; encoded by the coding sequence ATGGAAATCGCCTCGGAAGACGAAGGATACCACCGACATCAGCCCAATCGCTTGGGCGAAATGGCGTATGGCAATATGAAGGAGCGACTGATCCGGGGCGCTTTTTCCCCTGGAGATAAGCTCACGATCCGTGCGGTTTCGGAAATGCTGGATGTCAGCACGACGCCCGCTCGTGATGCCATCAACCGCTTAGTGATTGATGGGGCGCTCATTTACTCCGGCCCGAAAACCGTTATCGTTCCTCACTTAAGATTGTCGGATCTCGAGGAGATCACGCAAATGCGCCTGGCCCTGGAAGGGCTTGCGGCGGCGCTGTCCGTCAAGGCCACAAGCGAGGCGACGATCGAAGAACTGGAGCTACTTCAGGCGAAAATTGACGCTGCACTGGATGAAAAGCGTTATTTTGACGCCCTCTGGCATAATAAGGAGTTCCATTTTGCGATCTACCGTTTGAGCGGTATGCCCTATCTTTTGCAGACGATCGAGACCCTGTGGCTGCGGGTTGGTGCGTCATTTAATGGCCTCTACCCAGAATTTTCCGAGACCCGTCACGGTGCTCGCAACCATCGTGCCGCGATAGAGGCGCTCGTTGAAAAGGATGCCGCCGCTGCCCGCGCTGCCATCGAGAACGACATTCGTGATGGATTTCGCCAGATGAAAAAAATCACCGCTGACCAGGATCAAAGGAATCTCTCTCGCCGCTGA